From a region of the Panulirus ornatus isolate Po-2019 chromosome 34, ASM3632096v1, whole genome shotgun sequence genome:
- the LOC139759886 gene encoding uncharacterized protein, translated as MESEDDVGSSPAHAQDSDNESVKSAASRSSRASRTSRASVASRVSRRSSVSSTGNNSEDEADRRSGGGSDSEVEERRSVMDSEDEDAHQRPTLKSPPQGQSVVDDEQKQKVSEEVFGASDSEPEVGDKSGSRSGSRSRSRSRSRSRSQTKSGNRAGSGSRSRSRSKSKSPSRAGSGSHSRSRSRSKSGSRERNGPQSRSRSRSKSGSRAASASHSRSRSRSKSVSRAGSRSHSHSRSRSKSRSKSQSRSKSRSRSKSHSKSRSRSRSRSKSGSRSHSRSKSRSRSRSRSKSGSRSRSRSKSGSRSGSGSRSRSRSKSGSRSRSRSKSGSRSRSRSKSGSRSRSRSRSRSRSRSRSKSGSRSRSRSASRSRSRSGSRSRSRSRSGSGSRSRSRSGSRVSAKSGSSRSRSRSRSRSGSDRGSSPAKRKGLSDSDASGSDVAKRKKVKRKRKSSGSGSGGVSDSENEAPRHKKKAGKRKKKAMLSGSDSDSGPERSKSKRTKGSDSEGNSDKGVDRPGSAAAGDRMDDEDGEGGVKKALPQLSDSEDEAVRNQLRQGVEEQDFVNDFDKMMAKKKEEGGKHRRRKNNVDIINDNEELIAIIVRKMREAADEDRQLNAKRQPATKKIAMLDLAMRQINKHNLIEGFLDANILSALTDWLAPMPDRSLPSVKIREAAISWLLQLPPLSQDMLKTSGIGKAIMYLYKHPKELKDNRTRCGRLISMWSRPIFNVSDDFKTLSREERMERDLEMHQNSGVTRKEDIQLDESGKPLRPGDPGWCYRARVPRPSKKDYVNRPKWQSEVDISRTTKKEMTRIEKQIRAFKEKKRLAKARRAVAISIEGRNMAL; from the exons ATGGAATCAG AGGATGATGTTGGATCAAGTCCTGCTCATGCACAAGACTCTGACAATGAATCTGTAAAATCTGCTGCATCCAGAAGCTCAAGAGCATCACGAACCTCAAGGGCCTCCGTGGCTTCCAGGGTGTCTCGTAGATCAAGTGTTAGCAGTACTGGAAACAACAGTGAAGATGAGGCTGACAGAAG atCAGGTGGTGGGAGTGATAGTGAGGTTGAGGAGAGGCGTTCAGTAAtggatagtgaagatgaagatgcaCATCAGAGGCCAACTCTTAAATCTCCACCACAGGGTCAGTCTGTGGTTGATGATGAACAGAAGCAGAAAGTGTCTGAAGAAGTGTTTGGTGCATCAGATTCTGAACCAGAAGTGGGTGACAAATCAGGAAGCAGATCTGGCAGTCGTTCAAGAAGCAGATCAAGGAGTAGGTCCCGTTCGCAAACAAAGTCAGGAAATAGAGCTGGCAGTGGCTCAAGGAGTAGGTCAAGATCCAAGAGCAAGTCTCCGAGTCGGGCAGGGAGTGGGTCTCATAGCAGATCACGTTCTCGTAGCAAATCTGGAAGTAGAGAAAGAAATGGGCCTCAAAGTAGGTCCAGGTCAAGGAGTAAATCTGGGAGTAGAGCGGCTAGTGCCTCTCACAGCAGGTCACGTTCTCGAAGTAAGTCTGTTAGTCGAGCTGGCAGTCGTTCCCATAGTCATTCTCGATCTCGTAGCAAGTCAAGAAGCAAATCTCAGTCTAGAAGCAAATCTAGGAGTAGATCTAAGTCCCATAGCAAATCAAGAAGCAGGTCTCGTTCCAGAAGCAAATCTGGGAGTAGATCCCACTCTAGAAGCAAGTCTCGAAGCAGATCTCGTTCTAGAAGCAAATCTGGAAGTAGATCAAGATCTAGAAGCAAATCAGGAAGTAGGTCTGGTTCTGGAAGTAGGTCTCGCTCAAGAAGCAAATCTGGAAGCAGATCCCGTTCCAGGAGCAAATCTGGAAGCAGATCCCGTTCTAGAAGCAAATCTGGAAGTAGATCTCGTTCGAGAAGCAGGTCTAGGAGTAGATCTCGTTCAAGGAGCAAGTCAGGGAGCAGGTCTCGATCAAGAAGTGCTTCACGTTCTAGGAGCAGATCTGGGAGTAGATCACGGTCTCGTAGcagatctggaagtggatctcgGTCTCGAAGCCGATCTGGGAGTCGTGTAAG TGCAAAGAGTGGAAGTAGTCGTTCAAGATCACGTTCAAGGTCAAGGAGTGGCTCTGACCGGGGTAGTTCTCCAGCAAAACGCAAAGGTTTATCTGATTCAGATGCCTCAGGATCAGATGTAGCAAAGCGTAAAAAG GTTAAACGTAAGAGAAAGTCCAGTGGAAGTGGATCAGGTGGAGTTAGTGATTCTGAAAATGAAGCTCCTCGCCATAAAAAGAAAGCAGGGAAGCGCAAGAAAAAGGCTATGCTTAGTGGCAGTGATAGTGACTCAGGCCCAGAG AGAAGCAAAAGTAAGAGGACCAAAGGCAGTGACAGTGAGGGTAACTCAGACAAAGGCGTTGATcgacctggaagtgcagcagcaggagacagGATGGATGATGAGGATGGAGAAGGTGGAGTAAAAAAG GCCCTGCCCCAACTGTCAGACAGTGAGGATGAGGCTGTGCGAAATCAGCTAAGACAAGGGGTTGAAGAGCAAGATTTTGTAAATGACTTTGATAAGATGATggcgaaaaagaaagaagaagggggCAAACATCGAAGGAGGAAAAATAATGTAGACATCATCAATGACAATGAGGAACTCATTGCCATAATAGTTAGGAAG ATGCGTGAAGCAGCAGATGAGGATCGACAGCTTAATGCCAAACGACAACCTGCTACAAAAAAGATAGCCATGTTGGACCTTGCAATGAGACAGATTAACAAACATAATCTAATTGAGGGGTTTTTAGATGCAAATATCTTGTCAGCTCTGACAGATTGGCTAGCTCCTATGCCTGATCGCTCCCTCCCATCTGTCAAAATTCGAGAGGCAGCCATCTCTTGGTTGCTTCAG TTGCCACCTTTATCACAAGACATGTTGAAGACTTCAGGTATTGGTAAAGCTATTATGTATCTCTACAAACACCCGAAAGAACTCAAGGACAACAGGACTCGTTGTGGTAGATTGATATCCATGTGGTCACGCCCAATATTCAACGTCTCAGATGACTTTAAAA CCTTGTCTCGTGAGGAGCGTATGGAGAGGGATTTAGAAATGCACCAAAATTCAGGTGTCACCAGGAAGGAAGATATACAATTAGATGAAAGTGG
- the LOC139759888 gene encoding tRNA-specific adenosine deaminase 2 codes for MSDQAEDQWMLEAFHQAREALASGEVPVGCVFVYNSEIVARGRNAVNETHNATRHAEMNCVDELLKWCKVRNLDYKTVFPEVSIYVTVEPCGMCADALGQLCIKNIAFGCSNDRFGGCGSVVDVPKLYNYPMNLKKGVRAEEAIELLKEFYKGENPNAPTGKAKRKTPKKE; via the coding sequence ATGTCAGATCAGGCAGAAGATCAGTGGATGTTAGAAGCTTTTCACCAAGCAAGAGAAGCATTAGCTTCAGGAGAAGTGCCAGTGGGTTGTGTTTTTGTATACAACAGTGAAATTGTTGCCAGGGGTAGGAATGCAGTTAATGAAACCCATAATGCCACTAGACATGCAGAGATGAATTGTGTAGATGAGTTATTGAAATGGTGCAAAGTTAGAAATTTAGACTACAAAACAGTATTTCCAGAAGTGAGTATTTATGTTACAGTAGAGCCATGTGGCATGTGTGCTGATGCTCTTGGTCAATTATGTATCAAGAACATTGCATTTGGTTGCTCAAATGATCGctttggtggttgtggttctgtTGTAGATGTACCAAAATTATACAATTATCCAATGAATTTGAAGAAAGGTGTTCGAGCAGAAGAGGCAATAGAACTTCTTAAAGAATTTTATAAAGGAGAGAATCCTAATGCTCCAACTGGGAAAGCAAAGAGGAAAACACCAAAGAAGGAATGA
- the Smug gene encoding single-strand selective monofunctional uracil DNA glycosylase isoform X2, whose translation MGPKNKKLKRSNEKMPEENQLHAADGSYGSEMDMNCKSINDVQEIPAEDGSIAKQVLDIEKKQCEELLKINYGKGVCYIYNPIDYAHEIHEDFVTKFCSGGKKLLLLGMNPGPWGMGQTGVPFGHVGYARDWLGVKGNVLKPVKEHPKRPITGLECSRNEVSGDRLWSLLKELSGSPEVLFSQVFLHNYCPIFFLKDSAKNVTPPELKVKERANLEAICDKALVEVVQLLGVEHVVGVGNYAADRAQAGLLKAGLETVKVSTLMHPSPVNPAANKGWKEIATKQLTENGIIHYFKPKTIIPDNEKCS comes from the exons ATGGGACCAAAAAATAAGAAACTGAAAAGAAGTAATGAGAAGATGCCTGAAGAAAATCAGTTACATGCTGCTGATGGGAGTTATGGTAGTGAAATGGACATGAACTGTAAAAGTATAAACGATGTACAAGAGATTCCAGCAGAGGATGGCTCAATTGCTAAACAAGTATTGGACATTGAGAAGAAGCAGTGTGAGGAGCTTTTGAAAATAAACTATGGAAAAGGAGTATGTTACATTTATAATCCTATTGATTATGCTCATGAAATACATGAAGATTTTGTCACAAAGTTCTGCAGTGGAGGAAAAAAACTGCTATTGCTTGGAATGAATCCAGGGCCATGGGGCATGGGACAGACTGGG GTTCCTTTTGGACATGTAGGATATGCAAGAGATTGGTTGGGTGTCAAAGGAAATGTTTTAAAACCTGTAAAGGAACATCCTAAGCGACCAATCACTGGACTTGAGTGCTCAAGAAATGAG GTGAGTGGCGATCGTCTGTGGTCACTGCTGAAAGAGCTTAGTGGCAGCCCTGAAGTGCTATTTTCCCAGGTATTTCTTCATAACTACTGTCCTATCTTCTTCCTCAAGGATTCTGCAAAGAATGTCACACCCCCTGAGTTGAAA GTAAAGGAAAGAGCCAACTTGGAGGCTATATGTGACAAAGCATTGGTCGAGGTAGTGCAACTCCTTGGAGTGGAGCACGTTGTTGGTGTAGGGAACTATGCAGCTGATAGAGCCCAAGCAGGTCTACTCAAGGCTGGCTTGGAAACTGtaaag GTCAGTACTCTGATGCACCCCAGCCCTGTAAACCCCGCTGCAAATAAAGGTTGGAAAGAAATTGCTACAAAACAGTTGACAGAAAATGGTATCATACACTATTTTAAACCAAAAACTATCATCCCTGATAATGAGAAATGTAGTTAG
- the Smug gene encoding single-strand selective monofunctional uracil DNA glycosylase isoform X1: MVVEASRVSLSTLNRAKFCVEAIRGSTTNRMGPKNKKLKRSNEKMPEENQLHAADGSYGSEMDMNCKSINDVQEIPAEDGSIAKQVLDIEKKQCEELLKINYGKGVCYIYNPIDYAHEIHEDFVTKFCSGGKKLLLLGMNPGPWGMGQTGVPFGHVGYARDWLGVKGNVLKPVKEHPKRPITGLECSRNEVSGDRLWSLLKELSGSPEVLFSQVFLHNYCPIFFLKDSAKNVTPPELKVKERANLEAICDKALVEVVQLLGVEHVVGVGNYAADRAQAGLLKAGLETVKVSTLMHPSPVNPAANKGWKEIATKQLTENGIIHYFKPKTIIPDNEKCS; this comes from the exons ATGGTCGTCGAGGCGTCACGAGTGAGCTTGTCCACACTCAACAGGGCCAAATTTTGTGTTGAGGCAATAAG gggttCAACCACCAACAGAATGGGACCAAAAAATAAGAAACTGAAAAGAAGTAATGAGAAGATGCCTGAAGAAAATCAGTTACATGCTGCTGATGGGAGTTATGGTAGTGAAATGGACATGAACTGTAAAAGTATAAACGATGTACAAGAGATTCCAGCAGAGGATGGCTCAATTGCTAAACAAGTATTGGACATTGAGAAGAAGCAGTGTGAGGAGCTTTTGAAAATAAACTATGGAAAAGGAGTATGTTACATTTATAATCCTATTGATTATGCTCATGAAATACATGAAGATTTTGTCACAAAGTTCTGCAGTGGAGGAAAAAAACTGCTATTGCTTGGAATGAATCCAGGGCCATGGGGCATGGGACAGACTGGG GTTCCTTTTGGACATGTAGGATATGCAAGAGATTGGTTGGGTGTCAAAGGAAATGTTTTAAAACCTGTAAAGGAACATCCTAAGCGACCAATCACTGGACTTGAGTGCTCAAGAAATGAG GTGAGTGGCGATCGTCTGTGGTCACTGCTGAAAGAGCTTAGTGGCAGCCCTGAAGTGCTATTTTCCCAGGTATTTCTTCATAACTACTGTCCTATCTTCTTCCTCAAGGATTCTGCAAAGAATGTCACACCCCCTGAGTTGAAA GTAAAGGAAAGAGCCAACTTGGAGGCTATATGTGACAAAGCATTGGTCGAGGTAGTGCAACTCCTTGGAGTGGAGCACGTTGTTGGTGTAGGGAACTATGCAGCTGATAGAGCCCAAGCAGGTCTACTCAAGGCTGGCTTGGAAACTGtaaag GTCAGTACTCTGATGCACCCCAGCCCTGTAAACCCCGCTGCAAATAAAGGTTGGAAAGAAATTGCTACAAAACAGTTGACAGAAAATGGTATCATACACTATTTTAAACCAAAAACTATCATCCCTGATAATGAGAAATGTAGTTAG
- the Smug gene encoding single-strand selective monofunctional uracil DNA glycosylase isoform X3: MVVEASRVSLSTLNRAKFCVEAIRGSTTNRMGPKNKKLKRSNEKMPEENQLHAADGSYGSEMDMNCKSINDVQEIPAEDGSIAKQVLDIEKKQCEELLKINYGKGVPFGHVGYARDWLGVKGNVLKPVKEHPKRPITGLECSRNEVSGDRLWSLLKELSGSPEVLFSQVFLHNYCPIFFLKDSAKNVTPPELKVKERANLEAICDKALVEVVQLLGVEHVVGVGNYAADRAQAGLLKAGLETVKVSTLMHPSPVNPAANKGWKEIATKQLTENGIIHYFKPKTIIPDNEKCS; this comes from the exons ATGGTCGTCGAGGCGTCACGAGTGAGCTTGTCCACACTCAACAGGGCCAAATTTTGTGTTGAGGCAATAAG gggttCAACCACCAACAGAATGGGACCAAAAAATAAGAAACTGAAAAGAAGTAATGAGAAGATGCCTGAAGAAAATCAGTTACATGCTGCTGATGGGAGTTATGGTAGTGAAATGGACATGAACTGTAAAAGTATAAACGATGTACAAGAGATTCCAGCAGAGGATGGCTCAATTGCTAAACAAGTATTGGACATTGAGAAGAAGCAGTGTGAGGAGCTTTTGAAAATAAACTATGGAAAAGGA GTTCCTTTTGGACATGTAGGATATGCAAGAGATTGGTTGGGTGTCAAAGGAAATGTTTTAAAACCTGTAAAGGAACATCCTAAGCGACCAATCACTGGACTTGAGTGCTCAAGAAATGAG GTGAGTGGCGATCGTCTGTGGTCACTGCTGAAAGAGCTTAGTGGCAGCCCTGAAGTGCTATTTTCCCAGGTATTTCTTCATAACTACTGTCCTATCTTCTTCCTCAAGGATTCTGCAAAGAATGTCACACCCCCTGAGTTGAAA GTAAAGGAAAGAGCCAACTTGGAGGCTATATGTGACAAAGCATTGGTCGAGGTAGTGCAACTCCTTGGAGTGGAGCACGTTGTTGGTGTAGGGAACTATGCAGCTGATAGAGCCCAAGCAGGTCTACTCAAGGCTGGCTTGGAAACTGtaaag GTCAGTACTCTGATGCACCCCAGCCCTGTAAACCCCGCTGCAAATAAAGGTTGGAAAGAAATTGCTACAAAACAGTTGACAGAAAATGGTATCATACACTATTTTAAACCAAAAACTATCATCCCTGATAATGAGAAATGTAGTTAG